Proteins from a single region of Mytilus trossulus isolate FHL-02 chromosome 2, PNRI_Mtr1.1.1.hap1, whole genome shotgun sequence:
- the LOC134706977 gene encoding probable acyl-CoA dehydrogenase 6 — translation MANVCRRICSGLGQRLALNPSSRNFASSPRCFDNKEHIFTSEHDELRATLRKIIDKDINPYVDEWEAEGIFPAHKVFKTLGNAGILGVSKPTEYGGLGLDYSYSCAMAEELGTINCGALPMAIGVQSDMATPALARFGSDKLKKEYLAPSISGDLVACLGVSEVSSGSDVASLKTTAVKKDGDLIINGGKMWTTNGTQADWMCLLANTSDGKPHQNKSLICLPMKLPGITIAKTIDKLGMRSSDTAQIFFEDVRVPASHIIGDEGMGFTYQMLQFQEERIFATAAALVPLDTLIKLTADYARDRKAFGQSILDNQVVHFTLAELATEVESLRSMLYRAVGQYIQGHDVTMLASMCKLKAGRLSRQTTDSCLQFWGGMGFTNEVLVSRLYRDFRLLSIGGGADEVMLSIICKYMDILPKPQKKK, via the exons atggCCAATGTGTGCAGACGGATTTGTTCTGGTCTTGGACAAAGATTGGCGTTAAACCCATCGTCTAGAAATTTTGCCTCAAGTCCCAGATGCTTTGATAATAAGGAGCACATATTCACTTCTGAACACGACGAACTTCGAGCTACgttaagaaag ATTATTGATAAAGACATCAATCCTTATGTAGATGAATGGGAAGCTGAGGGAATTTTTCCAGCACACAAAGTCTTTAAGACACTTGGAAATGCTGGTATTTTAGGGGTATCAAAACCAACAG aatatGGAGGTCTGGGTTTGGATTATTCTTACAGCTGTGCTATGGCAGAAGAATTAGGTACCATTAACTGTGGGGCTTTACCCATGGCTATAGGTGTCCAAAGTGATATGGCAACTCCTGCTTTGGCTAG ATTTGGAAGTgataaattaaagaaagaaTATCTTGCACCTTCTATTAGTGGTGATTTAGTTGCATGTCTTGGAGTTAGTGAAGTTAGCTCAGGATCGGATGTAGCAA gCCTTAAAACAACTGCTGTGAAGAAGGATGGTGATCTTATTATAAATGGTGGTAAAATGTGGACAACGAATGGAACACAAGCAGACTGGATGTGTCTACTAGCTAATACATCAGATGGCAAACCTCATCAAAATAAGTCTCTTATTTGTTTACCAATGAAATTACCAG gCATAACTATTGCAAAAACAATAGACAAATTGGGAATGAGAAGTTCAGATACAGCACAGATATTTTTTGAAGATGTTCGAGTTCCAGCAAGTCATATTATTGGAGATGAAGGAATGGGTTTTACATATCAGATGTTACAATTCCAAGAAGAGAGAATATTTGCAACTGCTGCTG CTTTAGTTCCTTTGGATACTCTAATCAAACTAACTGCAGACTATGCAAGAGATAGAAAAGCCTTTGGTCAGTCTATTTTAGACAATCAAGTTGTTCACTTCACACTAGCAGAGCTTGCTACAGAAGTTGAAAGTCTGAGGTCCATGTTGTACAGAGCTGTAG GTCAGTATATACAAGGACATGATGTCACAATGTTGGCATCAATGTGTAAGCTAAAGGCTGGTAGATTAAGTCGTCAAACTACAGATTCATGTCTACAGTTCTGGGGAGGAATGGGCTTTACAAATGAAGTATTAGTCAGTAGATTATACAG agatTTTCGTTTGTTATCTATAGGAGGAGGTGCAGATGAAGTTATGCTATCCATTATATGTAAATACATGGACATTCTTCCAAAACCACAAAAGAAGAAataa
- the LOC134706979 gene encoding isoamyl acetate-hydrolyzing esterase 1 homolog isoform X2 produces the protein MSSCTWPKVLLFGDSLTQYSFSADGCWGSLLANFLQRKCDVINRGFSGYNTRWCNKMIPSILSEFDAKNISMVTVFLGANDSNLPTNKQQHVPLEEFKQNILEIVQKIQDHGVPREKVVIIGPPASNISAWEKDCQINGRVCTKSNTETAKYAKACVEAARESGCSSVDMYTEMVKEKDWENMLNDGLHLSSRGCEYLFDLLKPVVTKVTAELPMLYPDWKQVDTNNPELPFNGK, from the exons ATGTCAAGCTGCACATGGCCTAAGGTTCTTCTTTTTGGTGATTCATTGACCCAG TATAGTTTTTCTGCAGATGGCTGCTGGGGAAGCTTACTTGCCAATTTCCTACAAAG gaAATGTGATGTTATTAATAGAGGATTTTCTGGATACAACACAAGATGGTGCAATAAAATGATTCCATCTATCTTAAGCGAGTTTGATGCTAAAAATATTTCCATGGTAACAGTATTTTTGGGTGCTAATGACTCTAATCTTCCCACCAACAAACAGCAGCATGTTCCTTTGGAGGAATTTAAACAGAACATATTGGAAATAGTTCAGAAAATACAA GATCATGGTGTGCCTAGAGAAAAAGTAGTTATTATAGGACCACCAGCCAGTAACATTTCAGCTTGGGAAAAAGACTGCCAAATCAATG GTAGAGTGTGCACAAAGAGTAACACAGAAACAGCCAAATACGCAAAAGCTTGTGTGGAAGCTGCCAGGGAATCTGGATGTAGTTCAGTTGACATGTACACAGAAATGGTGAAAGAGAAA GACTGGGAAAACATGCTTAATGATGGCCTTCATCTTTCATCAAGAGGTTGTGAATATTTGTTTGACCTATTGAAACCAGTAGTTACCAAGGTAACAGCAGAATTGCCTATGTTATATCCAGATTGGAAACAGGTGGATACTAATAATCCAGAATTACCCTTCAATGGAAAGTGA
- the LOC134706979 gene encoding isoamyl acetate-hydrolyzing esterase 1 homolog isoform X1 produces MSHLKKVWPKLILIGSSSTQYSFSADGCWGSLLANFLQRKCDVINRGFSGYNTRWCNKMIPSILSEFDAKNISMVTVFLGANDSNLPTNKQQHVPLEEFKQNILEIVQKIQDHGVPREKVVIIGPPASNISAWEKDCQINGRVCTKSNTETAKYAKACVEAARESGCSSVDMYTEMVKEKDWENMLNDGLHLSSRGCEYLFDLLKPVVTKVTAELPMLYPDWKQVDTNNPELPFNGK; encoded by the exons ATGTCTCACCTGAAGAAAGTTTGGCCAAAGTTGATTCTTATAGGAAGTTCTAGTACCCAG TATAGTTTTTCTGCAGATGGCTGCTGGGGAAGCTTACTTGCCAATTTCCTACAAAG gaAATGTGATGTTATTAATAGAGGATTTTCTGGATACAACACAAGATGGTGCAATAAAATGATTCCATCTATCTTAAGCGAGTTTGATGCTAAAAATATTTCCATGGTAACAGTATTTTTGGGTGCTAATGACTCTAATCTTCCCACCAACAAACAGCAGCATGTTCCTTTGGAGGAATTTAAACAGAACATATTGGAAATAGTTCAGAAAATACAA GATCATGGTGTGCCTAGAGAAAAAGTAGTTATTATAGGACCACCAGCCAGTAACATTTCAGCTTGGGAAAAAGACTGCCAAATCAATG GTAGAGTGTGCACAAAGAGTAACACAGAAACAGCCAAATACGCAAAAGCTTGTGTGGAAGCTGCCAGGGAATCTGGATGTAGTTCAGTTGACATGTACACAGAAATGGTGAAAGAGAAA GACTGGGAAAACATGCTTAATGATGGCCTTCATCTTTCATCAAGAGGTTGTGAATATTTGTTTGACCTATTGAAACCAGTAGTTACCAAGGTAACAGCAGAATTGCCTATGTTATATCCAGATTGGAAACAGGTGGATACTAATAATCCAGAATTACCCTTCAATGGAAAGTGA